In Erigeron canadensis isolate Cc75 chromosome 8, C_canadensis_v1, whole genome shotgun sequence, the DNA window ATCAATTCTCTTTCTATTAATCTTACATTTTGATTTTAACAAATGGCAAGATTAAATTGTTAAGAGGatcattaaactaatttattaagaagatatatatatcatttctcaAACCAAAACCTTCGACAATGATCCCATGTTAGGAACATTTCACGATGGCGGACCAATGCAGGCACGTCGAAAGTAAGATAGTTTTGGGTTGAAGTTAAGACTAAACGGAGTGGGGCGAGATACCCCCATTTTTCGCCCAAATTTTGCTCTCCACACCACCCCTGCTTGCCAATTGCGCCCCAACATCCCTCCAGGCGGAATTTTTTTCCGCCCAAATCCTTCTTTAACCAAGCCTTGTTTTCCTTTTCTACTCCTTTCCAATATAACAAGTGTCACAAGTCCCCCTTATGTAACACCCTGCTTataaaaatgtggatttcaaaaatttttccaaaataaaacataactccGTTAAGTAAAGTGCGGAAGCGTCGTTCAAAAATCCCATTTGATCCGTAACGGAATcgataaaaacataataaatgtcttAAAAGATGTTaccaacaatatcatcacaatagCCCAAATGAAATCCACAATCAACGTAAAAGACAACCGACATAATAATGGCCAAATGGCTAAATAATAAGTCTACTTAAATAaatgcaactatgggtaactaaagccaCAATCCTCAAGCTCCATAAGTCTACacaatttcttcttcaaaatctgaAAAGATCTTTCTTGTGAATCAGTCCACACGAACTTCACCCCTTTCTTTGTCAACTCAGTCATCGGCTTAGCAATACGAGAAAAATCTTGAATGAACCTCCTGTAATAGCCAGCTAAACCCAGAAAAGACTTTATTTCCGTCGACGACTTCGGCTGCTCCCATTTCATCACAGCTTCAATTTTTGATGGATCAACTTTCAAACCTTCACTAGAAATGACATGCCCAAGGAAATGAACTTCCTTAAGCCAGAATTCACACTTGGAGAATTTTGCATATAGCTTATTCTCCCTGAGAACCTCAAGAATAG includes these proteins:
- the LOC122611021 gene encoding uncharacterized mitochondrial protein AtMg00860-like, with the protein product MDLMNRVCRPYLDHFVIVFIDDILIYSKSVEDHREHLRTILEVLRENKLYAKFSKCEFWLKEVHFLGHVISSEGLKVDPSKIEAVMKWEQPKSSTEIKSFLGLAGYYRRFIQDFSRIAKPMTELTKKGVKFVWTDSQERSFQILKKKLCRLMELEDCGFSYP